A single window of Pseudarthrobacter defluvii DNA harbors:
- a CDS encoding zinc-dependent alcohol dehydrogenase family protein has protein sequence MRAWWVNQPGPISTRPLLQGRRDTPTPAARELLVEVTVCGVCRTDLHLAEGDLAPRRPHVVPGHEAVGVVIERGADCSRFRTGDRVGVAWLGSTCGKCSYCRRGDENLCLSPVFTGWDRDGGYAEHMTVAEDFAYPVPAAFSDEQAAPLLCSGIIGYRALKRAALPVGGRLGIYGFGSSAHITAQLALKQGASVFVMTRSAGARSLALGLGADYAGDAYDAPPVPLDSAILFAPVGDLVPVALRALDRGGTLAIAGIHLSDIPVLNYGRELFFERQVRSVTANTRADGHEFLALASRLSLSLTTTVYPFDAADKALEDLAADRITGSAVLRVRPDHAAL, from the coding sequence GTGCGCGCGTGGTGGGTGAACCAGCCGGGCCCCATTTCCACCCGTCCGTTGCTGCAGGGACGCCGTGATACTCCCACGCCGGCCGCCCGCGAACTCCTCGTGGAAGTGACCGTCTGCGGTGTCTGCCGCACGGACCTCCATCTCGCTGAAGGCGACCTCGCTCCGCGGCGTCCGCACGTTGTACCGGGCCACGAAGCAGTGGGCGTGGTCATCGAAAGGGGTGCGGACTGCTCCCGGTTCAGGACAGGTGACAGGGTTGGTGTGGCCTGGCTTGGCAGCACCTGCGGCAAGTGCTCCTACTGCCGCCGCGGTGACGAAAACCTTTGCCTGTCGCCGGTCTTTACGGGCTGGGACCGGGATGGCGGGTATGCGGAGCACATGACAGTTGCGGAGGACTTCGCCTACCCGGTGCCTGCCGCATTCTCCGACGAACAGGCCGCGCCGTTGCTGTGCTCAGGGATCATCGGGTACCGGGCCCTGAAACGCGCCGCGCTGCCGGTGGGCGGGCGCCTGGGCATCTACGGTTTCGGCAGTTCAGCCCACATCACTGCCCAGTTGGCGCTCAAACAGGGCGCGTCGGTGTTCGTCATGACCCGCTCTGCAGGTGCACGTTCGCTGGCCCTTGGGTTGGGAGCGGATTACGCGGGCGACGCATATGATGCTCCCCCGGTACCGCTCGATTCCGCCATCCTGTTTGCACCGGTAGGTGACCTTGTTCCGGTTGCACTGCGTGCCCTCGACCGTGGCGGGACCCTGGCCATAGCCGGGATCCACCTCAGCGACATCCCGGTCCTGAATTACGGCAGGGAGCTCTTCTTCGAGCGGCAAGTGCGCAGCGTGACAGCCAACACCAGGGCCGACGGGCATGAGTTCCTGGCCCTCGCATCCCGGCTTTCCCTGTCCCTCACCACCACCGTGTACCCGTTCGACGCTGCCGACAAGGCCCTGGAGGACCTCGCAGCGGACAGGATTACCGGATCGGCTGTCCTGCGGGTCAGGCCGGACCACGCTGCGCTGTAG
- a CDS encoding pyridoxamine 5'-phosphate oxidase family protein has protein sequence MTDNTNVPAPEILDPEECWTLLSQTGVGRLAVIADGHPDVFPVNYKVDGQTLVFRTGSGTKQQAIQSDAAVALEADAVSSQFGLAWSVVIKGKAQETTPTGADLDDIRRALFPWQGVGQEHFIRITPESVTGRRFTVTAPLLWQTPLDDATRAGFE, from the coding sequence ATGACTGACAACACGAACGTACCTGCGCCGGAAATCCTTGACCCGGAGGAGTGTTGGACGCTCCTTTCCCAAACCGGGGTGGGGCGGCTGGCTGTCATCGCCGACGGGCATCCCGATGTCTTTCCTGTCAATTACAAGGTGGACGGTCAAACGCTGGTTTTCCGCACCGGCAGCGGCACCAAACAACAGGCAATCCAGTCGGATGCAGCTGTGGCACTGGAAGCCGATGCTGTCAGTTCGCAGTTCGGCCTCGCGTGGAGCGTTGTCATCAAGGGCAAGGCGCAGGAGACGACACCCACTGGCGCCGACCTTGATGACATCCGTCGTGCCCTTTTTCCGTGGCAGGGCGTAGGGCAGGAGCACTTCATCCGCATTACTCCGGAGTCCGTTACGGGGAGGCGCTTTACCGTGACTGCACCGCTGCTGTGGCAAACCCCGCTGGATGACGCAACACGCGCTGGCTTCGAATAG
- a CDS encoding ATP-dependent 6-phosphofructokinase codes for MKRLGILTSGGDCPGVNAVIRGAVLGGDVAHGFEFLGFRDGWRGVLEQDAVPLPRTSVRGISRLGGTILGTSRTNPLVGKGIDGVRASFRRNGLEGLIAIGGEGTLAAARELCAQGINVVGVPKTIDNDLGATDYTFGFDTAVQTATEAIDRLRTTGESHHRCMVAEVMGRNAGWIALHAGMASGAHAILIPEHPVSMDQVCSWVVSARDRGRAPLVVVAEAFAPEGHPAPYAPRGLDTFGRPRLGGIGLLLEGELQMRTGIETRATVLGHIQRGGEPTAFDRVLATRLGLAAVESAAAGRWGTMVSLHGTDIVNVGLEEALGELKVVPEARYQEAAVLFG; via the coding sequence ATGAAGCGCCTGGGGATCCTCACCAGCGGCGGTGACTGCCCGGGGGTCAACGCTGTCATCCGGGGAGCCGTGCTGGGTGGGGACGTCGCGCACGGCTTCGAATTCCTGGGGTTCAGGGACGGGTGGCGGGGCGTCCTGGAACAGGACGCCGTTCCTTTGCCCCGGACGAGCGTTCGGGGGATCTCTCGTCTCGGTGGAACAATCCTCGGCACGTCGCGGACCAACCCATTGGTGGGAAAAGGAATCGACGGCGTCCGCGCCAGTTTCCGGCGCAACGGACTGGAGGGCCTGATCGCCATCGGGGGAGAGGGGACCCTGGCGGCCGCCCGGGAACTGTGTGCGCAAGGCATCAACGTGGTGGGGGTGCCCAAGACCATCGACAACGACCTAGGCGCCACGGACTACACCTTTGGCTTCGACACCGCGGTCCAGACTGCCACGGAAGCCATCGACCGCCTGCGCACCACAGGCGAATCCCATCACCGCTGCATGGTGGCGGAAGTGATGGGCCGCAACGCGGGGTGGATAGCGCTGCATGCGGGGATGGCCTCCGGAGCGCACGCCATCCTGATACCCGAACACCCCGTGTCCATGGACCAGGTGTGCTCATGGGTGGTGTCCGCCCGGGACCGCGGCAGGGCGCCCCTTGTGGTGGTGGCCGAAGCTTTCGCACCCGAGGGCCACCCGGCGCCCTACGCACCACGTGGGCTGGATACTTTCGGCAGGCCGCGCCTGGGAGGGATCGGATTGCTGCTCGAAGGGGAGCTGCAGATGAGGACCGGCATCGAAACCCGGGCCACGGTCCTGGGGCACATCCAGCGCGGCGGCGAACCCACCGCCTTCGACCGGGTCCTTGCCACCCGGCTGGGCCTGGCCGCCGTCGAATCAGCAGCGGCCGGAAGGTGGGGCACCATGGTGTCGCTGCATGGCACGGACATCGTGAATGTGGGCCTGGAGGAGGCGCTGGGAGAACTGAAAGTGGTTCCCGAGGCGCGCTACCAGGAGGCCGCCGTCCTGTTCGGCTGA